AATAAATTACTGAATGGGCTAATATAGTAAGATAATAATAGCAAATACTAGGTTTTCAAAATAGACAGTATAATGCAGGGATTAACATGGAATTGAGTGTCAGACAGACCTTAAGACACCAGGCtttgctactttttttcttttttttttttttggcgacagggtctcactgtgtcacccaggctagagtggcacaatcacagctcactgcagcctacacctcctgggctcaagtgatcctcctaccttagcctcccagtagctgggaccacaggtgtgcaccaccatgcccagctaatttttgtatttttttgtaaagatggagtctcaccatgttgcccaggctggtttctaactcctgggcttaagtgatccacccacctcggcctcccaaagtgctaggattacaggtgtgagccaccttgctggCCTGGCTTTGCTACTTTCTAACCTTTCTAACCTCCAGCAAAGGGACTTAAATTCTCTGAGTCTTTCCATGCCTGTAATATGGGGATAGTCATAGTGTTATAGTATTGTTTGCAAGGATTGAATACTAATGCTGAGTTCGGTGAATGGCATACATTAAGGGCCCAGTTAAAACAAGTTTTTATTGAGAGGCACAGATAGTAAGTGCACCAGAGGTTGACAGGAGACAGATTGGGGTTCCCGTGACCACAGATTCTCAAGGGAGTCTTCCTGGAGAGGTTGCTGTCAAAGATAAGGACTGAGCCAAAGGGGAGGGTCTacaacttccttttctttcctcaggTCTAGGGAGTGAGAACGTGATTTCCCAGCCGAATGAGTTCGAACATACCCCACAGGAAGATGGCTTGGGGTTCAAGGAAGAAGAAGATTTGGCCCCAGATCATGAAGTAGGAAATGCCTCTCTCAAACCTGAAGGCATCCAGAACTGGGATGACTTATGGGTCCAGAGAGAGGGTCTAGGAAAGCCTCAGCCTCAGGACAGAGGCCCCCGGCTCCTGGGGGAACCACGCTGGGGCCAGGCTAGTAGTGATCGGGCCGCtgtgtgtggtgagtgtggcAAGAGCTTCAGGCAGATGTCAGATCTGGTGAAACACCAGCGGACCCACACAGGGGAGAAACCCTACAAGTGTGGGGTCTGTGGCAAGGGCTTTGGGGATAGCTCTGCCCGGATCAAACACCAGCGGACTCATAGTGGGGAGAAGCCCTATAGAGCCCGGCCACCAGCCCAGGGTCCCCCAAAGATTCCTCGGTCCCGGATCCCTGCTGGTGAGCGCCCCACTATCTGTGGTGAATGTGGCAAGAGCTTCCGGCAGAGTTCTGACCTGGTGAAACACCAGCGGACACACACTGGTGAGAAGCCCTACAAGTGTGGCATATGTGGCAAGGGCTTTGGTGACAGTTCTGCCCGCATCAAGCACCAGCGGACACATCGGGGGGAGCAGCCCCCCCGACCAGTGGTGCCCCGACGGCAGCCATCTCGGGCAGCCACAGCAGCTACCCAGGGACCGAAGGCCCAGGACAAGCCATATATCTGCACTGATTGCGGCAAAAGGTTTGTGctcagctgcagcctcctgagtcaccAGCGCAGTCACTTGGGGCCCAAGCCCTTTGGCTGTGATGTGTGTGGAAAGGAGTTTGCCCGGGGATCCGACCTGGTGAAGCACCTGCGGGTACACACGGGTGAGAAGCCCTACCTCTGCCCAGAGTGCGGCAAGGGTTTCGCGGACAGCTCCGCCCGAGTCAAACACCTCCGCACCCACAGTGGCGAGAGGCCCCATGCCTGCCCGGAATGTGACCGTACCTTCAGCCTCAGCTCTACCCTTCTTCGCCACCGCCTCACTCACATGGAGCCCCAGGACTTCAGTTTCCCAGGCTATCCCCTACCTGCTCTGATCCCcagcccacccccacctcctctgGGCACCAGCCCCCCGCTGACACCTCGAAGTCCCTCACACTCGGGTGAGCCTTTTGGCCTGCCTGGCTTGGAGCCGGAGCCTGGGGGCCCACAGGCCGGGGAGCCACCCCCACCACTGGCGGGCGACAAGCCCCACAAGTGCCCTGAGTGTGGCAAGGGCTTCCGCCGAAGCTCTGACCTGGTGAAACACCATCGCGTGCACACAGGGGAGAAACCCTACCTCTGTCCTGAATGCGGCAAGGGTTTTGCTGACAGCTCAGCCCGAGTCAAGCACCTCCGCACCCACCGTGGTGAACGGGCCcggccaccaccaccatccactCTCCTGCGGCCACATAACCCACCTGGCCCGGTACCCACAGCCCCTCGACCCCGAGTTCGGGCCCAGCCTTCTGGACCCAGCCAGCCCCACGTGTGTGGCTTCTGTGGGAAGGAGTTCCCCCGAAGCTCAGATCTGGTCAAACACAGGCgtacacacacaggggagaagccATACAAGTGTGCAGAGTGTGGCAAGGGTTTTGGTGACAGTTCTGCCCGCATCAAGCACCAGCGTGGGCACCTGGTCCTGAGGCCCTTTGGGATAGGTGATGGTAGGGCAAGGCCCCTCAAGCAGGAGGCACCAACAGGACTGGAATGACAGGTCTAGGGAGGGTGGAGGCCCAGGAGACCAAAGGGAGGGGCTCTGCTGCTTAGCAAAGAAAGGgcctgggaggtggtgggagggagaaggaagggaagaaaggggaggaaggagaatagATAGAAATAGGGATTGGAGAGAGTAACCTTGAAGCTCAGGAAACTGTCCTGGCTGGGCTCAGTCAGGACCTTGCCAGGACGGGCTGTACCCCTGGCTTCTAGAAGactgcctagcacacagtaggcattcaatacttgttgaataaataaactggCTTTCACCTGAGGACTCAACCCTGAATTCCTGCTGCCTCATCTGTTAAGAACTGACACTTTCCCCTTGCTGGGCaggtagta
The genomic region above belongs to Chlorocebus sabaeus isolate Y175 chromosome 5, mChlSab1.0.hap1, whole genome shotgun sequence and contains:
- the ZNF48 gene encoding zinc finger protein 48 isoform X1; protein product: MERAVEPWGPDLHGQEEREPLRGARTGLGSENVISQPNEFEHTPQEDGLGFKEEEDLAPDHEVGNASLKPEGIQNWDDLWVQREGLGKPQPQDRGPRLLGEPRWGQASSDRAAVCGECGKSFRQMSDLVKHQRTHTGEKPYKCGVCGKGFGDSSARIKHQRTHSGEKPYRARPPAQGPPKIPRSRIPAGERPTICGECGKSFRQSSDLVKHQRTHTGEKPYKCGICGKGFGDSSARIKHQRTHRGEQPPRPVVPRRQPSRAATAATQGPKAQDKPYICTDCGKRFVLSCSLLSHQRSHLGPKPFGCDVCGKEFARGSDLVKHLRVHTGEKPYLCPECGKGFADSSARVKHLRTHSGERPHACPECDRTFSLSSTLLRHRLTHMEPQDFSFPGYPLPALIPSPPPPPLGTSPPLTPRSPSHSGEPFGLPGLEPEPGGPQAGEPPPPLAGDKPHKCPECGKGFRRSSDLVKHHRVHTGEKPYLCPECGKGFADSSARVKHLRTHRGERARPPPPSTLLRPHNPPGPVPTAPRPRVRAQPSGPSQPHVCGFCGKEFPRSSDLVKHRRTHTGEKPYKCAECGKGFGDSSARIKHQRGHLVLRPFGIGDGRARPLKQEAPTGLE
- the ZNF48 gene encoding zinc finger protein 48 isoform X2, encoding MSDLVKHQRTHTGEKPYKCGVCGKGFGDSSARIKHQRTHSGEKPYRARPPAQGPPKIPRSRIPAGERPTICGECGKSFRQSSDLVKHQRTHTGEKPYKCGICGKGFGDSSARIKHQRTHRGEQPPRPVVPRRQPSRAATAATQGPKAQDKPYICTDCGKRFVLSCSLLSHQRSHLGPKPFGCDVCGKEFARGSDLVKHLRVHTGEKPYLCPECGKGFADSSARVKHLRTHSGERPHACPECDRTFSLSSTLLRHRLTHMEPQDFSFPGYPLPALIPSPPPPPLGTSPPLTPRSPSHSGEPFGLPGLEPEPGGPQAGEPPPPLAGDKPHKCPECGKGFRRSSDLVKHHRVHTGEKPYLCPECGKGFADSSARVKHLRTHRGERARPPPPSTLLRPHNPPGPVPTAPRPRVRAQPSGPSQPHVCGFCGKEFPRSSDLVKHRRTHTGEKPYKCAECGKGFGDSSARIKHQRGHLVLRPFGIGDGRARPLKQEAPTGLE